From the Clostridium sp. Marseille-P299 genome, one window contains:
- a CDS encoding sugar phosphate isomerase/epimerase family protein, producing MKLGVFTVVLGDMSLEEACTYLEKSGVQMVEIGCGGYPGKAHCDPDILLNDETELEKFKDTIRNHNLLISALSCHGNMVHPRKEIAAAFDDDLTKTILLAEKLGVSVVNTFSGCPGGSSEDLEPNWVTCPWPEDFSKILEYQWNEILIPYWKKKVAFAKEHGIHKIALELHPGFCVYNTKTLLRLREAVGPEIGANFDPSHLIWQGMDPCACIRELGKANALFHFHAKDTKIDVANTSINGVLDTTHYGEEINRSWIFRAVGYGHGEDYWKAIASELRLAGYDYAISIEHEDSLMSGNEGLQKAIQCLKNVLLYEDKGEMYWA from the coding sequence ATGAAATTAGGAGTATTTACAGTTGTTTTGGGTGATATGTCACTAGAAGAAGCATGCACGTATTTAGAAAAAAGCGGTGTACAAATGGTTGAAATAGGTTGTGGTGGATATCCAGGAAAGGCTCATTGTGATCCGGATATTTTATTAAACGATGAAACAGAATTAGAAAAATTTAAAGATACGATACGAAATCACAATCTTCTAATAAGTGCGCTAAGCTGCCACGGGAATATGGTGCATCCACGAAAAGAGATAGCAGCTGCATTTGATGATGACCTTACAAAAACGATACTTTTAGCAGAAAAATTAGGCGTATCAGTTGTAAATACCTTTTCTGGATGCCCAGGGGGAAGCAGTGAGGATTTAGAACCTAATTGGGTTACCTGTCCTTGGCCAGAGGATTTTAGTAAGATATTAGAATATCAGTGGAATGAAATATTAATTCCTTATTGGAAGAAAAAAGTGGCCTTTGCAAAAGAACATGGCATACATAAAATCGCATTAGAACTTCATCCAGGATTTTGTGTCTATAACACAAAAACATTATTAAGATTAAGAGAAGCAGTAGGCCCTGAAATTGGGGCAAACTTTGATCCTAGTCATTTGATATGGCAAGGTATGGATCCTTGTGCCTGCATTAGAGAATTAGGAAAGGCGAATGCTTTATTTCATTTTCATGCAAAGGATACGAAGATTGATGTGGCAAACACCAGTATAAACGGTGTGTTAGATACCACACATTATGGAGAAGAGATTAACCGCTCTTGGATATTTAGAGCCGTTGGATATGGTCATGGAGAAGACTATTGGAAAGCGATTGCCTCGGAATTAAGATTGGCGGGATATGACTATGCAATTAGCATTGAACATGAAGATAGTCTAATGTCTGGCAATGAAGGCTTACAAAAAGCCATCCAGTGTCTTAAAAATGTACTTTTATATGAGGATAAAGGTGAAATGTACTGGGCGTAG
- a CDS encoding sodium:solute symporter family protein, with the protein MNNTQVTSLIIILLYMAATVAIGLLVSRKKSNKSNDDFLMASKSLGPIVLAGTLFAANTGGASTTGIATNVYQYGLSSSWYVIAAGIGFILVSFIAPYFRRASANTVPQIISLRYGKASHIFTAFTSIAALFMATGAQIIATASIISVVTGLSFKIAAIITTIVVIAYTMIGGFKSVAAANMMHVLFITVGMTIAMFIMVNNSDVGGFSELFAKAKTVTDNTGANLDLLSMTKIGFPTIIGYIAMYYMTFPTGQEIVQTFCSAKDGKSAKVGSVIAGLISSAYAIVPAIIGLIAYTCISGFAAGGSQKNALAEATIQFTPSIIAGLVLAAIVAATMSSASGNMIGTATMFTNDVFRPYINKGEKDDEKEVWISRVTMVIVGAVGLFIALTASNIISVMMTAFTLRSAGPFAAFICGLFYKNVTKRAGFISILTGTAVAAIWIYLLDTPWGLSAIVPGGVVAFIVIFVVSAIDRKLGIKPAAPIEFTND; encoded by the coding sequence ATGAATAATACGCAGGTAACATCATTAATAATTATCTTACTTTATATGGCAGCTACCGTTGCCATAGGTCTCTTAGTTTCAAGGAAAAAATCAAACAAGAGTAATGACGACTTTCTGATGGCCAGCAAATCCTTAGGCCCAATCGTTCTTGCTGGTACACTGTTTGCAGCAAATACTGGTGGTGCAAGTACAACAGGTATTGCTACCAATGTCTATCAATATGGTTTATCATCAAGCTGGTATGTTATTGCTGCTGGTATTGGTTTTATCCTAGTTTCTTTTATTGCTCCATATTTTCGTCGAGCATCCGCTAATACTGTACCGCAAATCATTAGTTTACGTTATGGTAAAGCATCACATATTTTCACTGCTTTTACTTCTATTGCAGCTTTGTTCATGGCTACTGGTGCCCAGATAATAGCTACTGCATCAATTATATCTGTAGTAACAGGTCTTTCCTTTAAGATTGCTGCAATTATTACTACCATCGTAGTTATTGCTTATACCATGATTGGTGGTTTCAAATCGGTAGCTGCAGCTAACATGATGCATGTCCTTTTTATCACTGTAGGTATGACAATTGCTATGTTCATAATGGTCAACAATTCCGATGTCGGAGGATTTTCAGAATTATTTGCAAAAGCTAAAACTGTTACTGATAACACAGGAGCTAATCTGGATTTACTTAGTATGACAAAAATTGGTTTCCCAACCATTATCGGTTATATCGCTATGTATTATATGACTTTCCCAACAGGTCAGGAAATTGTACAAACTTTCTGCTCTGCAAAGGATGGTAAGAGTGCAAAGGTTGGTTCCGTGATTGCTGGTTTAATTTCTTCAGCATATGCTATCGTACCTGCTATCATTGGATTAATAGCTTATACTTGTATCAGTGGTTTTGCTGCAGGCGGATCTCAAAAGAATGCCTTGGCAGAGGCAACCATTCAATTTACCCCATCAATTATAGCTGGTTTAGTACTTGCAGCCATAGTTGCAGCAACTATGAGTAGTGCTTCTGGTAATATGATTGGTACCGCTACTATGTTCACAAACGATGTATTCCGTCCTTATATCAACAAAGGTGAAAAGGATGATGAAAAAGAAGTTTGGATTTCCCGTGTAACTATGGTTATCGTTGGAGCTGTAGGTCTTTTTATAGCACTAACTGCTTCAAATATCATCAGTGTTATGATGACAGCTTTTACTCTACGTAGTGCCGGCCCATTTGCAGCCTTTATCTGTGGCTTATTTTATAAAAATGTAACGAAACGTGCCGGATTTATATCCATTTTAACTGGTACTGCAGTAGCTGCAATCTGGATTTATCTTTTAGATACCCCTTGGGGATTAAGTGCTATAGTTCCAGGTGGTGTTGTTGCATTTATTGTAATTTTTGTAGTATCTGCAATCGATCGAAAGCTTGGTATAAAACCTGCTGCGCCGATTGAGTTTACAAATGACTAA
- a CDS encoding helix-turn-helix transcriptional regulator → MKISDFKQLVYFIGESLGEHCEVVLQNCSKGCIDMIVNGHISGRKVGDPLTDLAKRIIKNNDWQEYDYITGYEGRTLDGKLLRSSTFFIKDDGKLVGMLCINLDTSHYSQISELILGLGGLTMTGKTVLIGNEHDSKQETFTNSIAESFTSVIRNLYGNEIPENFTQEDRINIIQHLDEKEVFEIKTAISYIAPKLKCSESSVYRYLQKVRKEKLKN, encoded by the coding sequence ATGAAAATCTCAGATTTCAAACAACTCGTTTATTTTATTGGGGAATCACTAGGGGAACACTGCGAGGTTGTTCTACAAAATTGCAGCAAAGGCTGTATTGATATGATAGTAAACGGACATATCAGTGGTAGAAAAGTTGGTGACCCACTGACTGATCTTGCTAAGCGAATAATTAAAAATAATGATTGGCAAGAGTATGATTATATCACTGGCTATGAAGGGAGAACACTAGACGGTAAACTGCTTCGTTCTTCTACTTTTTTTATAAAAGATGATGGTAAACTTGTAGGAATGCTTTGTATTAATTTAGATACTTCCCATTACAGTCAGATAAGTGAATTAATTCTTGGTTTAGGCGGTCTGACAATGACCGGAAAGACAGTATTGATTGGAAATGAACATGATTCTAAACAAGAAACGTTTACAAATAGTATAGCGGAATCTTTTACTTCTGTTATTAGAAACCTTTACGGAAATGAAATACCAGAGAATTTTACACAGGAAGATCGGATAAATATCATACAACATCTGGATGAAAAAGAAGTATTTGAAATAAAAACCGCTATCTCCTATATAGCGCCAAAGCTAAAATGCAGCGAATCGAGTGTATATCGATACCTACAGAAGGTACGAAAAGAAAAGCTTAAAAATTAG
- a CDS encoding AraC family transcriptional regulator — MQELQLYEKKIIADSEFPVQIFENNIREVCTYCYEHWHEHIEMHFVLDGEAVLYCNHKPVHMHEGNLIIINSNELHKALSKTEIFNALVIIFEMDNFSKEIVNHNMIFQTLIESDEHIKELLRAIHKEEKDKKLGYKLALKGKIYELLTYLMRFYVVESISNKEHLNRNKNLKRLNTVFQYIQNNYTEPLTNMELAKIIHLSEYRFCHLFKESMGQSPLAYINDIRLKKAYHLLQQKEFTVSEVALMVGFQDFNNFGRLFRKKYGFPPSKVWEICEK, encoded by the coding sequence ATGCAAGAGCTACAACTTTATGAGAAAAAAATAATTGCGGATAGTGAATTCCCAGTTCAAATTTTTGAAAATAATATAAGAGAAGTTTGTACTTATTGTTACGAGCATTGGCATGAACATATAGAAATGCATTTTGTGCTTGATGGAGAGGCGGTATTATATTGCAATCATAAACCTGTTCATATGCATGAAGGCAATTTAATTATCATTAATAGCAATGAGCTTCATAAGGCATTGAGCAAAACTGAAATATTTAATGCACTTGTTATTATATTTGAAATGGATAATTTCTCAAAAGAAATTGTAAACCATAATATGATCTTTCAGACATTAATCGAATCTGATGAACATATCAAAGAGCTATTAAGAGCAATCCATAAAGAGGAAAAAGATAAGAAGCTTGGATATAAATTAGCGCTAAAAGGAAAGATATATGAGTTGCTTACTTACCTTATGAGATTTTACGTGGTAGAGAGTATTTCAAATAAAGAGCATTTGAATAGAAATAAAAATCTAAAACGGTTAAATACCGTATTTCAGTACATACAAAATAATTATACAGAGCCTTTAACCAATATGGAATTGGCAAAAATCATACATCTAAGTGAATATCGATTTTGTCATTTATTCAAAGAGAGTATGGGGCAAAGCCCGTTAGCATATATTAATGATATACGGTTAAAAAAGGCATACCACTTATTACAGCAAAAGGAATTTACTGTATCTGAGGTTGCATTGATGGTAGGATTTCAGGATTTTAATAATTTTGGACGGTTATTTAGAAAAAAATATGGTTTTCCACCTTCAAAGGTTTGGGAAATCTGTGAGAAATGA
- a CDS encoding sugar phosphate isomerase/epimerase family protein encodes MEKLPIGLQVYSIREEAETDFIKAMKAVKDMGYDGVELAGIYGYRSEEIRDWLKEIGLIPISAHVPYNELRDNLEKTIAVYATIGCNYIAIPYLIEEERYGTKAYEEFIEYIPRIAEECRKYDMVLMYHNHDFEFQKTEKNEFILDDMFQRIPSSVLQAEIDTCWVKASKVDPISYINQYKGRCPVVHLKDFTGNLPVEFTPIGQGVQDIKGILEASITSGAKWVIVEQDSHILNSPMEDSKLSITYLKSLGW; translated from the coding sequence ATGGAAAAGTTACCAATCGGACTACAAGTGTATTCTATTCGAGAAGAAGCTGAAACTGATTTTATTAAGGCAATGAAAGCAGTCAAGGACATGGGGTATGACGGAGTAGAATTGGCAGGAATTTATGGGTATCGTTCAGAAGAAATTAGGGATTGGTTAAAAGAAATTGGTTTAATTCCAATATCAGCTCATGTTCCATATAATGAGCTACGTGATAATTTGGAGAAAACAATAGCTGTTTATGCAACAATAGGATGCAACTATATAGCCATACCTTATTTGATAGAAGAGGAGCGATATGGAACTAAGGCATATGAAGAATTCATAGAGTATATTCCGCGGATTGCAGAGGAGTGTAGAAAATATGATATGGTTTTAATGTATCATAATCATGATTTCGAATTTCAAAAGACAGAGAAAAATGAATTCATTTTAGATGATATGTTTCAGCGGATCCCTTCAAGTGTATTACAAGCTGAGATTGATACCTGCTGGGTAAAAGCCTCAAAGGTTGATCCTATTTCTTATATAAATCAATACAAAGGAAGATGTCCTGTGGTTCATCTAAAAGATTTTACAGGAAACTTGCCTGTAGAATTTACACCAATTGGTCAAGGGGTTCAAGATATCAAAGGTATTTTAGAAGCATCCATAACATCGGGTGCCAAATGGGTGATTGTTGAACAAGATAGTCATATCCTAAATTCACCAATGGAAGATTCTAAGCTCAGTATTACTTATTTAAAAAGTTTAGGGTGGTAA
- a CDS encoding Gfo/Idh/MocA family protein, translated as MGESKRESMNVGIVGFGGMGNWHREIIEEIDGLEVAGIYDIKEERVQVAKQYHIHTYGSLEELLNDKNIHLILIATPNDLHKTIAIQSMRAGKHVVCEKPVTLSSKDLQEMIDVSNDTGMFLTVHQNRRFDEDFLTIKKIYDEKKLGEVFRVESRVHGSRGIPGDWRQEKEQGGGMVYDWGVHLLDQILLMLEGVKLRTVFATTTNVTNQFVDDGFTVILTFENDIEVLIEVGTNNFISLPRWYMLGQNGTAIIYDWGLHGEIICASGMNETDVVPVRTAAGLTKTMAPRREETIYKESLPVVKSDIKDFYKNVLAVLQNGEESLIKLPEVMRVMRLMETIFESAKQNQVLEFNEWF; from the coding sequence ATGGGAGAAAGTAAAAGAGAAAGTATGAATGTAGGAATTGTTGGTTTTGGTGGAATGGGTAACTGGCACAGAGAAATCATTGAAGAGATTGACGGATTAGAAGTGGCAGGAATATATGATATAAAAGAGGAACGTGTGCAGGTTGCAAAACAGTATCATATTCATACATACGGTAGCTTAGAAGAATTATTAAATGATAAAAACATTCATTTGATACTTATTGCGACTCCAAATGATTTGCATAAGACCATAGCGATACAATCCATGAGAGCGGGGAAACATGTGGTTTGCGAAAAACCAGTGACATTAAGTTCAAAGGACTTACAAGAAATGATTGATGTATCAAACGATACAGGAATGTTTCTTACAGTGCATCAAAACAGGCGCTTTGATGAAGACTTTCTTACAATAAAGAAGATTTATGATGAGAAAAAATTAGGAGAAGTATTTCGTGTTGAATCAAGAGTTCACGGTTCAAGAGGAATTCCTGGAGATTGGAGGCAGGAAAAAGAACAGGGCGGTGGAATGGTTTATGATTGGGGCGTTCATTTGCTTGATCAGATACTTCTAATGTTAGAAGGGGTTAAGCTTCGTACCGTTTTTGCTACTACAACGAATGTAACGAATCAATTCGTAGACGATGGTTTTACCGTGATTTTAACATTTGAAAATGATATAGAGGTGCTGATAGAGGTAGGAACGAATAATTTTATTTCACTACCTAGATGGTATATGTTAGGTCAAAATGGTACTGCTATTATTTATGATTGGGGGTTGCATGGCGAAATTATTTGTGCCTCGGGAATGAATGAAACGGATGTTGTCCCAGTTAGGACTGCAGCAGGTCTAACGAAAACGATGGCTCCTCGTAGGGAGGAAACGATTTATAAAGAGTCATTGCCAGTTGTAAAAAGCGATATTAAAGATTTTTATAAAAATGTCCTTGCAGTTCTTCAAAATGGTGAAGAGTCTCTGATTAAGTTACCAGAAGTTATGCGGGTGATGAGACTCATGGAGACAATTTTTGAATCTGCGAAACAAAATCAAGTGTTAGAGTTTAATGAGTGGTTTTAG
- a CDS encoding Gfo/Idh/MocA family protein, translating to MKKLKIGIVGCGGIANNKHLPAIKKNGNFEVVAFCDIIKEKAEEAKEKFGVPEARVYTDYLELVKEEIEAVYVLTPNKSHSFISVAAMKAGKHVMCEKPMAKSYADAKLMLDTAKETGKILTIAYQNRYRADSTYLKRACENGDLGEIYYAKAHALRRRAVPTWGVFLNEEEQGGGPLIDIGTHALDLTLWMMDNYEPESVTGSVYHKLSDQTETGNEFGEWDPKQFTVEDSAFGFIKMKNGATIHLESSWALNTLDVDEAKTSLCGTKAGADMKDGLRINRVQYNKQCIEIPDLKSGGVAFFEGESESDAEVEQRVFYNAVVNGEDLIVKPEQAIVVTRILEGIYESARIGKTIYFE from the coding sequence ATGAAAAAATTGAAAATCGGTATTGTTGGTTGCGGTGGTATCGCTAATAATAAGCATTTACCTGCCATAAAGAAAAATGGTAATTTCGAAGTAGTTGCATTTTGCGATATAATAAAAGAAAAAGCGGAAGAGGCAAAAGAAAAATTTGGTGTTCCAGAAGCAAGAGTGTACACTGACTATTTAGAATTAGTCAAAGAAGAGATTGAAGCAGTATATGTACTGACACCAAATAAATCTCACAGTTTTATTTCAGTGGCTGCAATGAAGGCAGGGAAACATGTTATGTGTGAAAAACCAATGGCAAAATCATATGCGGATGCTAAGTTGATGCTTGATACAGCAAAAGAAACGGGGAAAATATTAACGATTGCTTATCAAAATAGATACCGCGCAGATTCTACATACTTAAAACGTGCTTGTGAAAATGGTGATTTAGGTGAAATTTACTACGCAAAAGCTCATGCCCTTAGAAGACGCGCCGTTCCTACATGGGGAGTCTTTCTTAATGAGGAAGAACAAGGGGGAGGCCCTCTTATCGATATTGGAACCCATGCACTTGATTTAACTCTATGGATGATGGATAATTATGAGCCAGAATCCGTTACAGGATCCGTATATCATAAGCTTTCGGACCAAACTGAAACTGGAAATGAATTCGGAGAATGGGATCCTAAGCAGTTTACAGTAGAAGACTCTGCCTTTGGTTTTATTAAAATGAAAAATGGTGCAACCATTCATTTGGAATCCTCTTGGGCTTTAAATACATTAGATGTGGATGAAGCAAAAACTAGTCTATGCGGTACAAAAGCAGGAGCTGATATGAAGGATGGATTACGCATCAACCGAGTTCAATATAATAAACAATGTATTGAAATTCCTGATCTAAAATCTGGAGGAGTTGCATTTTTTGAAGGAGAAAGCGAAAGTGATGCCGAAGTGGAACAAAGAGTTTTTTATAATGCGGTTGTAAATGGAGAAGATTTAATCGTTAAGCCGGAACAGGCCATTGTGGTGACTAGGATTTTAGAAGGGATTTATGAATCAGCAAGAATTGGAAAGACTATTTATTTTGAGTAA
- a CDS encoding ferritin-like domain-containing protein: MEILELALSMELDLEKFYTEQAELNKDNTLNVVFTMLAKEEENHANILMSKADKLTLPLRDSNILHEVQSIFKDMDHITSEFHDIPTQLDIYREALEKEQQSLKFYQDLHAEASEEQSKKVFQYLINQEDKHCIILEELVKLVSRPEEWVEDAEFGRREPY, encoded by the coding sequence ATGGAAATATTAGAATTAGCACTTTCAATGGAACTTGATTTAGAGAAGTTTTACACGGAACAAGCAGAACTGAACAAAGATAATACATTAAATGTAGTGTTCACAATGCTGGCTAAAGAAGAAGAAAATCATGCAAATATTTTAATGTCGAAAGCGGATAAACTCACTTTACCTTTAAGAGACAGTAATATTCTTCATGAAGTACAATCAATTTTTAAAGATATGGATCATATTACGTCTGAGTTTCATGATATTCCAACTCAACTGGATATTTACAGAGAGGCTTTAGAAAAAGAGCAACAAAGTTTAAAGTTTTATCAAGATTTACATGCTGAAGCTTCTGAAGAGCAGTCTAAGAAAGTGTTCCAATATTTAATTAATCAAGAAGATAAACACTGTATTATCTTAGAGGAACTTGTAAAACTGGTTTCAAGACCAGAAGAATGGGTAGAAGATGCAGAATTCGGAAGAAGAGAGCCATATTAA
- a CDS encoding N-acyl-D-amino-acid deacylase family protein, with protein MEGEEFMSAKVLIKNGMIIDGTGNPRFTADILVEDKKIVKIGTIADEGDAEVIDATGLVVAPGFIDTHSHSDLRILLEPEVAPKVRQGITTEVLGQDGISMAPLPVEYISPWRKNLAGLDGDSDEINWKFKNTEGYLKMIEEVKPGLNECYLVPHGNIRMEAMGLENRLPNDEELKKMCDITRREMEAGAVGLSTGLIYMPCAYSESKEIIEMCKVVAEYDGIFVIHQRSEADTILDSMEEVIKIGRESGVKIHYSHFKVCGKKNWDKIDKVIELLEKAEEEGIKVSFDQYPYVAGSTMLGVILPPWVHDGGTDKVLERLADPELRKKMVYDIEHGIPGWDNFVEFAGLDQIFVTSVKTKKNEDAIGLSLVQLGELRGKDPYEATFDLLLEEENAVGMVDFYGTEEHVKLFMKRPEMNACTDGLLGGKPHPRVYGAFPRILGKYVREDKAFSLEEAIYKMTKKPATTFNIVNRGELREGYFADITIFNPETVIDKGTFTEPAQYPEGIEYVLVNGTLTVSKGEHTGNRAGVVLRKKGTDVM; from the coding sequence ATGGAAGGAGAAGAATTTATGAGTGCTAAAGTATTAATTAAAAATGGTATGATTATCGATGGTACCGGTAATCCAAGGTTTACAGCAGACATCTTAGTAGAGGATAAAAAAATTGTTAAAATTGGAACTATAGCAGACGAAGGTGACGCGGAAGTAATTGATGCAACGGGACTTGTTGTAGCTCCTGGTTTCATCGATACTCACAGTCATAGTGATTTAAGAATTCTTCTTGAACCAGAAGTGGCTCCAAAGGTACGTCAGGGTATTACCACTGAAGTATTAGGCCAAGACGGAATTTCAATGGCTCCACTTCCTGTAGAATATATTAGCCCATGGCGTAAAAATCTAGCTGGTTTAGATGGTGACAGTGACGAAATCAATTGGAAATTCAAAAATACAGAAGGCTACTTAAAAATGATCGAAGAGGTAAAGCCAGGACTTAATGAATGTTATCTAGTACCTCACGGTAATATCCGTATGGAAGCTATGGGCCTAGAAAATCGCCTTCCAAATGATGAAGAACTTAAAAAGATGTGTGATATCACCCGTAGAGAAATGGAAGCCGGTGCTGTCGGACTTTCTACTGGTCTTATCTACATGCCATGTGCTTATTCCGAATCCAAAGAAATTATTGAAATGTGTAAAGTTGTTGCTGAATATGATGGTATTTTTGTAATTCATCAACGTAGTGAAGCAGATACCATTCTTGATTCTATGGAAGAGGTTATCAAGATTGGTCGTGAATCTGGCGTTAAGATTCATTATTCTCATTTTAAGGTATGTGGTAAGAAAAACTGGGATAAGATTGATAAAGTTATAGAACTCCTTGAGAAAGCGGAAGAAGAAGGAATCAAAGTAAGCTTTGATCAGTATCCATATGTAGCTGGTAGTACTATGCTTGGTGTTATTTTACCACCTTGGGTGCATGATGGAGGTACGGATAAAGTTCTCGAACGCCTTGCAGATCCTGAACTTCGTAAGAAAATGGTATATGATATCGAACATGGTATCCCTGGTTGGGACAATTTCGTTGAATTCGCTGGACTTGATCAAATCTTCGTTACCAGCGTAAAAACCAAGAAGAATGAAGATGCGATTGGTTTGAGTTTGGTTCAGCTTGGTGAGTTACGTGGCAAAGATCCATATGAAGCTACCTTTGATTTACTTCTAGAAGAAGAAAATGCAGTTGGTATGGTAGATTTCTATGGTACAGAAGAGCATGTTAAGCTATTCATGAAACGTCCAGAAATGAATGCCTGCACCGATGGTCTTCTTGGTGGAAAGCCACATCCACGTGTATATGGCGCATTTCCACGTATTTTAGGAAAATATGTTCGAGAAGATAAGGCATTCTCTTTGGAAGAAGCTATTTATAAAATGACTAAAAAACCTGCCACAACATTTAATATTGTTAACCGTGGTGAACTTCGTGAAGGATATTTTGCTGATATCACAATCTTTAATCCAGAGACTGTTATCGACAAGGGAACATTCACTGAACCTGCACAATATCCAGAAGGAATTGAATATGTATTAGTTAACGGTACACTTACTGTATCAAAAGGCGAGCATACCGGTAATCGTGCTGGTGTAGTACTTCGTAAGAAGGGAACTGATGTAATGTAG